Proteins encoded in a region of the Rutidosis leptorrhynchoides isolate AG116_Rl617_1_P2 chromosome 9, CSIRO_AGI_Rlap_v1, whole genome shotgun sequence genome:
- the LOC139866815 gene encoding LOW QUALITY PROTEIN: mitochondrial inner membrane protease ATP23-like (The sequence of the model RefSeq protein was modified relative to this genomic sequence to represent the inferred CDS: deleted 3 bases in 2 codons): MSGGYVRGERIVVCSNHLTIQDEVTQVVIHELIHAFDDCRAANLDWTNCAQSAHHACSEIRAGHLVVSGDCHYKRELLRGYVKLRGHEQDCVRRRVMKSLANNPYCSPAAAKDAMEAVWDTCYNDTKPFDRAP, encoded by the exons ATGAGCGGTGGTTATGTTCGTGGAGAAAGG ATTGTGGTATGTAGTAATCACTTGACAATTCAAGATGAGGTAACTCAAGTGGTTATCCATGAACTGATTCATGCATTTGATGACTGTCGAGCAGCGAATTTGGATTGGACTAATTGTGCTCAATCCGCTCATCATGCTTGTAGTGAG ATTCGTGCAGGCCATCTC GTGGTGAGTGGTGACTGCCACTATAAAAGGGAACTATTGCGAGGTTATGTTAAATTAAGAGGCCATGAACAA GACTGTGTGAGAAGAAGAGTAATGAAGTCATTGGCAAACAACCCTTACTGTTCACCAGCAGCTGCCAAAGATGCAATGGAAGCCGTCTGGGACACATGCTATAAT GATACAAAACCATTTGATAGAGCACCTTAA